One Gossypium hirsutum isolate 1008001.06 chromosome A11, Gossypium_hirsutum_v2.1, whole genome shotgun sequence genomic window carries:
- the LOC107889231 gene encoding AT-hook motif nuclear-localized protein 19, with protein MANLWWAGQVGLQGMETSATSSSPMKKPDLGISMANNGETGSGGTGEEEEDKEHSDEPREGAVEVSTRRPRGRPAGSKNKPKPPIFVTRDSPNALRSHVMEIANGSDVAETLAQFARRRQRGVSVLSGSGTVTNVTLRQPSAPGAVIALHGRFEILSLTGAFLPGPAPPGSTGLTIYLAGGQGQVVGGSVVGSLMASGPVMVIAATFSNATYERLPLEEEEEGAGGAQGQLGGGGGGSGGSPPGIGSGSGSGGHQQGGIGGGGGDAPGLQVYNNLPPNLVPNGGQLNHEAYGWAHGGRPPYQ; from the coding sequence ATGGCTAATCTATGGTGGGCGGGGCAAGTAGGGCTACAGGGAATGGAAACATCAGCTACTTCATCATCTCCAATGAAGAAACCAGATCTGGGTATATCCATGGCAAACAATGGAGAAACGGGCAGTGGAGGAAccggagaagaagaagaagacaaagaGCATAGCGATGAACCCAGAGAAGGTGCCGTAGAAGTCTCCACTCGTCGTCCCCGAGGTCGACCAGCAGGCTCCAAAAACAAGCCCAAACCACCTATCTTTGTCACCAGGGATAGCCCTAATGCACTGAGGAGTCACGTTATGGAAATAGCTAATGGTTCTGATGTAGCTGAAACCCTAGCTCAGTTTGCAAGGAGGAGACAAAGAGGGGTTTCAGTTCTTAGTGGGAGTGGAACCGTCACTAACGTTACACTCAGACAACCTTCAGCTCCTGGTGCAGTGATAGCTCTTCATGGTAGGTTCGAGATTTTGTCTTTAACTGGTGCGTTTCTGCCTGGTCCAGCTCCTCCAGGGTCAACCGGGTTAACTATATACCTAGCCGGTGGTCAAGGACAGGTTGTTGGAGGTAGTGTAGTAGGGTCACTGATGGCATCAGGGCCTGTCATGGTTATAGCAGCAACGTTTTCTAACGCTACATATGAGAGGCTGCCTttggaggaggaagaagaaggagCTGGTGGAGCTCAAGGTCAgcttggtggtggtggtggtggaagCGGTGGATCCCCACCAGGGATTGGAAGTGGAAGTGGAAGTGGAGGACATCAACAAGGCGGAATAGGTGGCGGTGGTGGTGATGCTCCAGGGTTGCAAGTTTATAATAATTTGCCACCAAATTTGGTTCCTAACGGTGGACAGTTGAACCATGAGGCTTATGGTTGGGCACATGGTGgaaggccaccatatcagtaa